A window from Toxoplasma gondii ME49 chromosome IX, whole genome shotgun sequence encodes these proteins:
- a CDS encoding PUL domain-containing protein (encoded by transcript TGME49_288210) codes for MPFRGESLEKLREAETPRTKQKQVKKRQEIHTEKVPEANIRCFLPATLRLSVLPSHSSPSPLSPRSSRFLSFVSSRSAFFAMASSPFLLAFEGAVHSKAVRCVCVVSKNALSSSSSSASASSLKPSFELVSGSLDSSVVVWSLEETPASRAPTGLVFSPRLCLQHHRDFVYCVAPCTADANIRSFFSGGKDKRALRIALDDGRVLMEYTGHEGPVCSLAEVAASSCLVTGSWDGSARLWNIASGECLRKLTQHKHAVSVLTLREPQLLVTGSQDKALNFWSISGHLQKTIPDAHDDIIRALDYLSLPSSSSASSSSSSPSSAVLSASNDQLVKAWSLDGSLLAQFEGHSAFVFDVTASRLRANVFFTASDDCTCKVWEVQDEESRRLSGRATQTLLHAATVWRVAELPTGDIVTCCEDGKLRVWTQDEARALPVAARMQQESEAKEAQAAAAAKSASSIDIASLPDVSQMTSIRGQDGEMKMFREGNMATVYTWKQSTGCWERVGEVVGAAKQSTHYEGDAYFEAGEYDHIFKVEIGESGAHKPLPFRMSDNPLVAAEKFCAREGINKSCLEQITSFIRRNTGLSSAPSSSSVTSASTPASDLKDQWASYGGGVSKVAPLMQVFTFAKGNFEGAGKKIMEFDAQFPEDSPAHLTALEKQYLLDALEKIQSPSFMKKEFRACELDVIFEKLAVWPSSKAVPVMDVWRALALHPQYHAVHRKSGDHGWMTVVVALRHLKEACASQADETPLILCCLRFLANLMDLTTNRTVMLRHANVVLESLASDRVLTNPNKNVRLTAASLLANFAVAFATKEETEGRIKVLKLLRGLMEREGDADVFYRCLLAVLTILATPPQPQQRRLLRGACQEIDMADVLPPLNQNIPAEGRIGDAAQDILLLLE; via the exons ATGCCCTTCCGCGGTGAATCGCTAGAGAAactgagagaagcagagacaccaagaacgaagcagaagcaagtaaagaaaagacaagagatacacacagagaaggtCCCAGAGGCAAACATCCGGTGTTTCTTGCCAGCGACCCTTCGGCTCTCTGTGCTGCCTTCCcattcttctccctctcctttgtctcctcgctcttctcgtttcctctcctttgtctcctcccgttcggccttcttcgccatggcgtcttctccctttctacTCGCCTTCGAGGGCGCCGTCCACTCCAAAGCCGTCCggtgcgtctgcgtcgtctccaAGAAtgcgctctcttcttcttcttcttccgcttctgcttcttctcttaaACCTTCCTTCGAGCTCGTTTCCGGGAGTCTGGACAGTTCCGTGGTGGTTTGGTCCCTCGAGGAGACGCCTGCCAGCCGCGCCCCGACGGGCCtagttttctctcctcgcctctgtctccaacACCACCGCGATTTTGTCTACTGCGTCGCGCCATGCACAGCCGATGCGAACatccgttccttcttctccggagGAAAGGACAAACGCGCGCTGCGAATCGCTTTGGACGACGGCCGCGTCCTCATGGAATACACT GGCCATGAAGGACCGGTTTGTTCCTTGGCAGAagtcgccgcttcttcgtgtctgGTCACCGGCAGCTGGGATGGGTCTGCTCGCCTGTGGAACATCGCCTCCGGAGAGTGCCTACGAAAGTTAACTCAACACAAGCATGCAG TCTCGGTTTTGACTCTTCGCGAGCCGCAACTCCTCGTCACGGGATCCCAAGACAAAGCTCTCAACTTCTGGTCAATCTCAGGTCACTTACAAAAGACAATTCCag ATGCTCACGACGACATCATTCGCGCCCTGGACTatctctcgcttccctcctcttcttccgcgtcttcgtcgtcttcctccccttcctcgGCGGTGTTGTCTGCGTCGAACGATCAACTGGTTAAGGCGTGGAGTCTCGACGGCTCCCTGCTTGCTCAGTTTGAGGGTCACTCGGCTTTCGTCTTCG ACGTCACAGCCAGTCGCTTGAGAGCGaacgtcttcttcaccgCCTCGGATGACTGCACCTGCAAGGTCTGGGAGGTCCAGGACGAGGAATCCCGGCGTCTCTCAGGGCGAGCAACTCAAacgctgctgcatgcagcgacggTTTGGCGC GTGGCGGAACTGCCGACAGGAGATATTGTCACATGCTGCGAAGATGGAAAATTGAG AGTCTGGACACAGGACGAGGCTCGCGCTCTCCCAGTGGCTGCTCGGATGCAGCAGGAGAGTGAAGCAAAGGAG GCTCAAGCGGCTGCCGCGGCAAAGAGTGCATCCTCGATTGACATTGCCTCTCTGCCGGACGTCTCTCAAATGACT TCGATTCGCGGACAAGACGGAGAAATGAAGATGTTTCGCGAGGGGAACATGGCGACGGTCTACACATGGAAACAGAGCACAGGTTGCTGGGAACGAGTGGGCGAAGTCGTAGGCGCAGCCAAACAGTCAACGCACTACGAAGGTGACGCT TACTTCGAAGCAGGCGAGTACGATCACATTTTCAAAGTTGAAATTGGAGAAAGCGGCGCCCACAAACCTCTCCCCTTTAG AATGTCTGACAATCCGTTAGTTGCTGCCGAGAAGTTCTGCGCTCGCGAGGGTATCAACAAGAGCTGTCTTGAACAGATTACCAGCTTCATTCGCCGCAACACaggcctctcttctgctccctcttcctcttctgtaaCCTCGGCTTCTACTCCTGCGTCGGATCTGAAGGACCAGTGGGCCTCGTACGGCGGCGGCGTCTCCAAGGTTGCGCCGCTCATGCAGGTTTTCACTTTTGCCAAGGGCAATTTCGAGggagcaggaaagaagaTCATGGAGTTCGATGCACAGTTCCCCGAAGATTCACCC GCTCACTTGACTGCATTGGAGAAGCAGTACCTCCTCGACGCACTCGAGAAAATCCAGTCGCCGAGTTTCATGAAGAAGGAGTTCCG GGCGTGCGAACTCGACGTTATTTTCGAGAAACTCGCAGTCTGGCCAAGCAGCAAGGCAGTGCCCGTGATGGACGTCTGGCGCGCGTTAGCTTTGCATCCGCAGTACCATGCGGTCCACAGGAAATCCGGAGACCACGG GTGGATGACGGTGGTCGTCGCGCTTCGGCATTTGAAGGAAGCTTGCGCGAGTCAGGCGGACGAGACGCCCTTGattctctgctgtctccgatTCCTTGCGAACCTCATGGACCTGACAACTAATCGAACAGTCATGCTTCGCCATGCCAATGTG GTGCTGGAAAGCCTCGCCTCTGACCGCGTTTTGACGAATCCCAACAAGAATGTTCGCCTGACTGCTGCCTCGCTCCTGGCGAACTTCGCTGTGGCTTTCGCGAccaaggaagagacggaaggtCGCATTAAG GTGCTGAAGCTGCTTCGCGGCctgatggagagagaaggagacgcggatGTTTTTTACCGATGTCTCTTAGCCGTGCTCACCATCCTGGCTACACCACCTCAGCCGCAGCAACGCAGGCTGCTGAGGGGCGCTTGCCAAGAGATCGACATGGCAGATGTCTTGCCTCCTCTCAATCAAAACATTCCTGCGGAAGGCCGCATTGGAGACGCGGCACAAGAcattttgcttcttcttgaaTGA